AACGGCTGTcagattcaaaattcaattgcatttggcactctttgacagggtgttctggcaattttttgaaatgtgacaCTTATCgaaaattaaattgaaaaacGCAAAAATCTAAGCAAAACCTCACAGTAAAAATTGATAAAGTTGTGTTAATGTTattctcattcctgtgatgttcctaatgaaacatcgttggacttgttcgactttTTACAAACCTtgtgaactcattggagtccaaatggtTGAAGCATATAGAAtttgtggctgaacaatcgactttttattattatttgaacTTTTTATTAGTATCGGTCTGGTATCTAGCATTAAACTTTCATTCCATGAAATGGTTGCAATGCAGCCATAAAGtggttttctttgaaatgtttgctCTACATGCAAAGATTTCTGTAACTACTCCATCTTTTGGCACATACAGAGAATGTTTGCCGATGTTATTGGCTAACTTGAATCAATAATTTGATGTATTTATAGGTAAATGATACAGTAGAGAAGACGAGGGGGAAGAAGCGGGAAAAGAGGCGAACAATGGTCAGGGTCGCCACAATACCAAGACCTCCCCCCACTTGGCAGTGTGGTTTCATTGATACACGTCTAGACATGAATTAATTCAAACTATAGTTGTTTTCTGATTATGCATGTctccttttttggtttgttttttccacTGCCATTACTAACAACAGGAAATGTTTTTTctagtactattaaaatgaaagctttTATTTTGTCTATTCGTTAACAGTTTACGTTTCGATGATAATTGGTTTACCAaccaatttgctttggcaTGCTAGGTTAGTTTCTGGAATGCTTGTTATAAAATTGTAGAGGAAACAAATTTACACGTTACTAAAGATAAAGATGCTTTAAGGATTTTTAACTAAAGAAAGCCCTCATCTTCAAACTCGTCCGCCCTAGATTTTTGCCGATGAAGGTCAGAAATAGTAGCCCTGAAGTtctagagagagagagtgataAAATATAAGAGAATTAATGTCTTAATATTTTTAAGGCttcaaaaagcttgaaaaCTTAAAATACATGACAGATTATACCTTGCTAGACAACCTGATTGGCGTTTGTGAATGATAAAAGCTGAGTTGCCTAATCGGTTCTTAAATGCCTAGCTCTAAATGCAAGCCGATAAAGCAGGGACCAAGGTGGTTTTCAACCAGAATAGtttgttctttattttcaGACTATTCCATAAAAAATAGACCATCAAAggagaagtagtagtagtaatagtagtagcaataggtgtagtagtagtaatagtagtagcaGGAGCAGTAttacaacaacatcatcaggATTACAAAAATAGTTGAGTGTGAACTGCGGATGATCCACAGGATTATCTTTAGATTCGATATTGCACATAGTCGGACAAGCAACCAGTCCCCACTTGAGACCAGATATGTGGAGATGGTGCCAAATATTTGGACGATCCCAGGGCATTTACAACATGTGTGAATGTGTAGAGGAGGAACAGGATAGAAAACAGTTGCTACACACTAGCTTGTGTGTAGTATCGTTAAGAAACCGTAGTTTTCGGGTTGCTCCACCTATGACAGAGAGGTCAAAGACTCAGAGACAACACTAAGGTGGGAACAAGAATTGAATGTACAAATTCTCTCTAGGTCGAGTTTGTTGCGGCTCTATAAACAGATCGATGAGGTGAAATGTAGATACACGGTCGACATTCAGTTAATTATGATAATAATAGGAGTTGTCATCATCGAAAAAGAAGATGCGATGCGTTGAAGGGTCTGTGGACAGAGGAGGGAGGATATCACATGAAAGTTGCGTGCTCGAGTGCGAGCAAACAAACTAATGGGCTCGTCGCACTCTAGCTCAgctcaatttgaacaaaatgtaaGTTCTTGTCAGATCATTGAGTTCAAGAGGAAGAGGGATCGATCTCTTCCTCCATAGGTTCCGATGAGGCGGGCGATTTGGCCAGGTCTTCGGGAGAAGTCTCTTCTTTAGCGCCACCTGCAACGCAACGAGTTCGCAATGAGGGCCTGCATATTTTTATCTCAATCTGATCTAAATGGGTCGTACCTCCGAATTGCGACTGATACTCGGACGTCTCCATTTTGAGAATGTATGGAACCACGGAATCGATTTGAACGTTTCCGATCAATCCCGCAAAGAAGAGCTCTTCCAAGACGTCTGGTAATAACGACCTGAGAGGCGCTAAAACCAGAAGAAGGTCAGCGAATCGGTTGTCATTGCCTGAAGTGACGTTGTCCTCGCAATAAGTCTTGAGCTCTTGAACGGCTTTGGATCGCAGTTTCTCGCATTGCTTGGGCGAGGTCACACCCAGAGTGTCTGAAATGGAAATGTGGTCAAACATGAGAATGGGAGGCGTCCAATCCAGCTCGGTTTCGTGGAAAGTGAGAATGACTTTTTGGGCTTGAGGAAGAGAAGGGTCTCGTTTAAATGCATTTTGCACTTCGGATCGCtcattttgtgcaaaatttAGATGATATTTTCCTTGAACTGGTGCCAATGACTTCggatcattattattattaggtcacaaaaatgattcaaatttaaaGGGTAGGCAAATCCTCCTCCCCAAGTGTTGGTCGTCAGACTGACGAACTTAGGGGGCCTTACGGGATGAAGGAAATTAATCATCCAGTGATTCCGGCTCAACGAACTGTATTTAGCTTAATACATTTTGTATTGCGACACCCCTTCCCTGTTAATGCGATTGGACTTCTTGCTATGCAGGAATGTCAGAGCCACTTCCGCGAACTTGATCCAATCTCGGCCaattttcaagatgatttATGGACgagaatctctctctctccgtccTACGGACATTCATCCATGGTACAGCAATCTATCTACTCATCGGTCTTACCTGCGCCAAACAGGGCGATCGTCTTCAAATATGCGTACTCATGGTCGTCAATATTCATCTGTCTCATGGTGCGAACATATTCTTGGACCTTGCAAATGGTGGTCGTGACCTGTCGGACACGTTGGACGGTGAGCTTCTCTTGCGCTACAGAGCTTTGCAAATGGCGCACAATGGCCGTCAGGATGTTCTGCAGGTTCATGGCCTCTGAACATTGGGCCAGTCCCAAGATGAATAGGTCAGACCACGTGTTTCTCACTAAGCCAACCTGACTGTCATAACTGGAAACGAAAGGGGAGCAGGTTAGATTTTGTGCCTAAAATTGCCGGCGAATAAGCTCAATGAACTCACTTTAAACGGGAAAATGGCTTGATGGAGCGAGCCCAATGAATGGAGAGGAACAAGAGGCGCGATGCGGTCTCACAAATGAAGTGAATGTTCAAGTATGAGGGGGCGGGACTGGGGGTGGCCAATTTGAACTTGCAGATCTCGTCCGTGAGCAATGGTCCTTCGACCTCGAAGAGTTCCTCATCTTCATTGTTATTGCCGTTCTGGGCGGAGTTTTCGATGGTCTTGGCCACATTCTCCATGGCACGAGAAATTAGATTCTTATCCCGAGCGACCAGCATGGAGTTTGTGTCCATAGCTGAGGGCAAATCACCATTGGAGGAGAGGTTATCAACTGAACTATCGTCGTCCTTGGACGAAAGCTGGTCTTTACTAGAGGCCAGTAAAGCTTCTACAAAAGGGGAGAGTAATATATGAATAGAGGCAGTCCCcatggaaaaagtggcaatTCCGGTGGAACTGATCCTTACCTGGTGCCAGGGGTGTCCTAGGAAGCATGGTAGGGGAGTCCGAGTAAATGTTGTACAAACTCGTCACGTCACCTCCTGGACCTTTGATCGGATCCATTCCACGGCCGGGAGCGGCCAAGCCAGCGGCAACGCCCGCATTGGGGCGTCTCTCGGATTGGACGGCTGAAACACGGGGTGCTACATATGATTCTAATGAGTCTGATCTTGAAAGAGCGAATCTCTGATTTGACAGGCCATGCTTTGAGTGGTCCAGTTGTGTGTTGTGAAGAGGGGTAAATAATTCCGAGATGTCACCAACTATTTGGCCATGATATCCCAATGGAAGGGAAATCCCCAACCAACCCTTTTTCCTACTGATTCTACTCTTCCCTTCCCATCCCAGTCGCCCATGAATTGGACTATTGACCTTAGCCAGAAAAGTCAATCAGAACGGTTGCACTTTCGGGGGCAAATTTATGCATTGGTCTGGATTGCTCCGTATTTCTAGGAGCTTAAAGGAAGAGTAGGAATTAGCTCAGTGCTTTATCCAGTTCAAATTCCAAGAACATATCGTGGCAAATAGTGCCTTATCATCTCTTTCGGAGCTATTTTCATCCAAAGATAGACTTGGCACCACCTCGTAAATTTTGGCAAACATTGCTTGCTCGGTTTCCTGTTATTGGCGGGGGTGAGTACGgtcattcttttcatttcaggcATCCGTCACCCTGTTTTGGTTGTAGTGAACAAAGATTGAAGATTTCGTTAGGATCTCAAGGGAGGTTGCCAGTTAAGAAAATGGTGGAATTCGATGCAGAATTAGTTCTGACTATTGACCAGAGGTACTGAGTGATTTCAGGTGGGCATCCTCGTTATGCCAGGAGTTACGGTAATAATCTTGGGAGAGCTCTTTTTGTGCTCTCGAGACATCATTTGAATGTGGAGCTTTCAGGCAACAACTGAACTATCAAAACATGACCTGGGGGAGTTAGTAGTTAAGCGAAagagattgagagagagagagagagagaaagaaagaaaaagatgaagagaGAAGCAGATAGTCACGTGAAGAAGTAGGAGGAGCAGGCGGAGAATGAATATGAATCATTATCTTCATCTGATACCGTTTGGTTGTTGGGTTATCAATTGAGGCTGGGTTgaacaaagccaaagccaCACAACCTCTCGTGTATCAGACGAGAGGCAAGCCTGCAAGCTCTTGCTAGAATTTGAAAGCGGACGACCCTTTTCTCGTTTCCATATGACCACAGGGTCACACTATCTAGGAATTATCAGGGATAGTAGAAAGGTAAGCGGAGAAATAGGGGCAACCTCTCGAAAAAGACCCACCAAGACGAGCTCAAGATGAGCACAAGATGCTCCGAGAAAAGTTATGATGTTAATTATGGGCAATAAAAATGACGAAGTCCCAAGGTATTTACGATTACGGGAGCCGGGGAACATGTAGCTGGAGGACGTCTGGTTGTTGTTTGCTACTTTGGTGCACTCTCCTGATGACAGATGAGATGGTTGGCGATGATCATGGCtgaccatccaaccaaccgaccCTCATTGTGCAAAACTGCCAATTCACAAAGCGATCATTTGTAGCTCGCTTCTTGTCTTTTTGGGGGGGTAATTCTGGGCTAAGAAACAGAGACCACGTGtcatcatcatattttctGCTTTATGGAAAGAGCCCTCCCCTTTCGTCAAAAAATGGTTATTCTTATGGAGAGAAACCTGGCCATTACCCTCAATTGTGTACCTAGAGGCAGACGACATggtcagagaagcgacaacCCCATGtaacttgaagaagaaattgagACATTATGGGCCAAACTCAAGTTAGACCTGAAGGCCTGGTCTGAATTTTCACATTGCTGTaattggagcaaaaaatgaaattcaccAGGGTCTCTCATCTGGTTAATGTGAGTAGTGCGTTTCAGCGTTTCAAAATGTGGCCTCCTGATCAAAGTCGTTCTTGGGGTACCTTTCCGTCAAATTAAAGTGAGAGAAGAAAAGGTAAGCAAAGAGCAGAAAGAAGGGCGGTTGTGGTTTGTTCTGAAGAAATGGTTTTCGGTGGAAATACTTACAATCACTGCGCATCCCCATGGCTAGACACTTCTGAAGGCGGCAATATTGGCAACGATTCCGATGATGCTTGGTCACCTCACAGTCCTTATTGCCTCGACATTGATAGCCAAGTTGTTTTCGGATTGAGCGCTTGAAGAAGCCTTTACAGCCTTCGCAACTGATTGCACCATAATGCCGACCTGAAACATGAAAAGTGAAGGCAATATGTAAGTGAAATGTGTAAGTGAAACTGATTTCAGGCGCCAAATTTGGGTGGATGGACGTCGGGGAAAAGTGCATCCAAGTCCATGAGcagaatatcaaaatatcttaATCAGCATCGTGTAATGGGCCTCACGAAGGGCATTAAACCCCGTTGTTTTCTTCAACTCTTTAGCATCCCCATTATAATCCCCCTGGCTGATCACTTAATCACTAATGATAATacgatgatgaggatggtCTCTTCGTGACCGGCAAAGAGGTCAACCCCAATTTTCGAGCCCAGGTTCAAGGAGGTCACAAGAGCAAATTCTTCAGAATATGTTCCTCGGCAACCTCCACTTCATCCACCTCGCTAGCCAGCCAGCTTGCTACCTCGCTACCACTCACTACTACTGCCTTTGCTCACTTGCTCACTCTGCCTACTTTGAATAATCGGAGGGCACCCCTTGGTCACGATCTGGGTCAGGAGGGAATCGCAAAGTTCACAAACGTCGTGAATTTGTTTAACTCAGGACTAGAAGTGATTTAGATCCCAAACGGGGGCAAAATCACCCGAAGAATATACGGTAAGAGGTCGTCGAGAGCATGAGTTTGCCTTTATAGTCCATTCCAGGGCGAGAACAAAGCCATGAGTCGTACCTTCAGCGAACGGAGAATAAAGAACCAAAAAGCTGAGCAGAGTTAGCCAACAGATTTGCATCCTTTCATGCTATGAACtcgtaataataataatactaATATTCCCTGGAGGCGAACGGGACGAGGTTCATTAGGACTGCTTTTGTTCGCGTCTAAATTGTCAAACGCAATGACCGGAAAATTAGAAACGGAAGCGATAGCACACCACTGCTGCATTGGCTAGCTTTTTTTGAGGATTGATCATGGGCTTGCATGGATGACGATGATGGGAGTGTGCCCTGGATTCAGAATTATAACGCTACTTCGGGTTGCCTCCGGCTGGTCTGAACTCTCCCTCCAACTCCCCAACATTCAATGAATTTCGCCCTTCCTCGACTAAAACATCTCTGTCCCCAAGTCCAAGGAAGTCAAATGGTCTCTATAATCGACACCAGGTGCTTTACCAGGGACTCCTTCCTCTAACTTGAAGCCGGGATCCGGGATGTTGATAGGGTACAATGATCATAACATTTCGACTTGGGGGTCGATCGAACCGGGTGTTGAAGATGGTTTGACGATCcgaagagggggggggggaagtgGTCGGAGGAGATCTAAGCCAGTCACCCTGTGTCTAGCAATGTTTCATACGAATACAGGGCGTAGTACACTTGTTGATTGGCTAATTGACCAAGTTACCATGGATCCAAGATTGACGGTAGGAAGACAGGAAGGAAGGAGCATTGGCTAGCTAGCTGCCTTGCTTGCTGGCGAGTGAGTGGAAGGCGAGTTTTATAGATTCCACGCCAGCTTGAAGTCACTCAATGGAGATAAATTGCCTGGCACGGATAAGCCACCACAAAGTCACATCCCGAGAACGCAGCCATTTCTGGCAGGTGTGACGGAGATTCGAACGAACGTGAGCGAAGTTTCTTGGGTTCCAGAGCATCAGAGCCACCACAATGGCAGTCTTCTTTGTCATCCTCGATGACTTCGACATCGCCCGAATCGACGGAGTTGGCACTCATGTGAGCTCCAGGAATCGGCTGAAGCCTTCATCTTGGATGAGAATTAATTCGCTCTGAGATGCTGCTGCCATTTCCacggaaatgaaaaagatcgTGTCAATCTCTTGCTCTACATTTTCATGAAACATACATTGTACAAAAGGCTTTGAATGTTGTCACAAAAGGTCAAAGCCAGTGGATAACTGACATTTCCCCTTCCCTTCTCATGTCAGAGTCTCAATGCATGGCGGCGATCGCCAGGTTACCACTGCAGTAGCTACCTACCAACTTCCCAGCGTTTGTGGAGTTGATGAATATCAGGGAATACGGTAAGGATTCAAGGCAGACTCTAATGCCTCATGATTGGAGGCCCGAGGGGGATCCATCCCTAAGAAGTGAGTGACCAAGGGGTTTTACAAGTCGGTTAGTGGAAGACAAAGCCCCTGGAAATGTCATCAGAAAGACCAATCTTCTCAAATCCCCCTGAAGAAGCGAATTAATGCCTCGTGCTCTCCGACCATGAAACTACCATCATCCAAAAGCCCTGGATTGCCATCAATCCCACACAAGCTCAACGATGAagaaggtggtggtggtggtggtagtagtggtggtagtgatAGCGGTGGTGGCTTGAGGGCAGTGAGGGCCATGCCAAGTCGAGCAAAGCGACACCTTCTCTCTCAACATTATGATTGCCATTACATGTTCAacgacaacagcaacaccaacaacgacgacgaggaggagtgCAAGTGCTTTGGTTCAAGAGACATGAAGATTAAAGTTTGGTTCTGCTTCCATGAGCGGACACAGGAAGAGGcacacaccaccaccaccaccaccaccactagtAACCATCTTGCTACCTCACTTACTCTCCGATCAAGCAATGGTCGTCGCAGAATAAGTGAGACCGAGGAGTTGAAGCAGGAGCAGTGGGCAACAGTTGTGTGACCACGACGACAATTGCTCCAAGCCCCGGCCAAAGTCAATGAGTTGTCCCATACAGCTCTTGATGACAAATTCGTAGAAAAGAAGTCCCATGATTGTATCAGCATCTCGATGTGAATCCCTTCCGATACTAAGGCCTATTCAAGATTGCATACGATAGAGGGCAAGATCTATTGGCGGTCTGCGGTAACGACCAAAAGCTCCAATAAACCAACCTAGGTAGAGTAGGCTCCATGAGAGTTTTATTGACCATTCTGATGTCGACCAGATGACACATCCTCTCGAAGAATGCGATGGACTCTCACGACCAGATTCGTGATTATTCCCCTCCCAAAGTGAAAGCTAGCCAGCCAAACGATGGATTTCTTTCCGTATGAAGCCGAACTTACGGTAGTGGGCAACTCCAAATACTTAACCCACTCAAGGCGTCAATAACCTCGTTAGAATCAATTATTTTCTCACTGCCTTCTCTTGTGATTATA
This DNA window, taken from Tigriopus californicus strain San Diego chromosome 9, Tcal_SD_v2.1, whole genome shotgun sequence, encodes the following:
- the LOC131886645 gene encoding orphan steroid hormone receptor 2-like, which produces MSMTQSVYLAPPPTGLRGEMLAADSTVSVSGSGTPPPQIPSPFMLPPSSAAAAVAARGLMMNPAAYLAAGVPFLYGNNALSYAREWQAKLKELQDSSKAAAAILSSRNGGGLKFPPISSPSKGFMPQAPIVSITPSFNSKHNPKKSPPRKLESPIKMDSNGALNLVAASSPSPTDFSSGGPTTSTITAASVSLVASADTSRPSSGGRSPPNFGNSRSSNSSGFGVEQAQSQKVSPQKARITAASVSLVASADTSRPSSGGRSPPNFGNSRSSNSSGFGVEVCVVCGDRASGRHYGAISCEGCKGFFKRSIRKQLGYQCRGNKDCEVTKHHRNRCQYCRLQKCLAMGMRSDSPRVSAVQSERRPNAGVAAGLAAPGRGMDPIKGPGGDVTSLYNIYSDSPTMLPRTPLAPEALLASSKDQLSSKDDDSSVDNLSSNGDLPSAMDTNSMLVARDKNLISRAMENVAKTIENSAQNGNNNEDEELFEVEGPLLTDEICKFKLATPSPAPSYLNIHFICETASRLLFLSIHWARSIKPFSRLNYDSQVGLVRNTWSDLFILGLAQCSEAMNLQNILTAIVRHLQSSVAQEKLTVQRVRQVTTTICKVQEYVRTMRQMNIDDHEYAYLKTIALFGADTLGVTSPKQCEKLRSKAVQELKTYCEDNVTSGNDNRFADLLLVLAPLRSLLPDVLEELFFAGLIGNVQIDSVVPYILKMETSEYQSQFGGGAKEETSPEDLAKSPASSEPMEEEIDPSSS